From Eubacterium sp. 1001713B170207_170306_E7, the proteins below share one genomic window:
- a CDS encoding glycoside hydrolase family 3 C-terminal domain-containing protein: MDSSLITKLRRKLNLEQMTSLCSGENNWETKSYEEPGIPKVVMSDGPHGLRVEVKNEEGKIGVGGSAPATCFPPAALAACSFDEELIREMAAAVAQEARMAGVDLILGPGLNIKRSPLCGRNFEYYSEDPYLSGHLAKAFVEGARQEHVGATLKHFLGNNQETHRMTVDALIDERALREIYLKGFEIAVKQGKPMAVMCSYNSINGEFLSQNKRFLTEILRNEWGFEGIVMTDWGAVYDRVKGVKAGLDLEMPGSGGVNDKKIFDAVKEGKLKKTKLNEMAERLIAFALEAEENRQAAGTPQAVDVNAQHLIARRVAAESMVLLKNEENLLPLDCEGLRRIAVIGKMAFDPRYQGSGSSKINPYRIEAPYDAIVNETEGRVKLLTAQGYSDSSDEKHERIVLEAAETAGKADVAVVFAGLPDKLESEGYDRTSLKLPENQLEMIRLVCEKQPNTVVVLFNGGVVDLEFESQPKAVLEAWLGGQAVGAAVSDILFGRVSPSGRLAETIPMRLEDTPAYINFPGTEDCVNYGESIFVGYRYYDYVDRPVRHPFGFGLSYTRFEYSDMKASASDDGTVLASCRVKNTGARAGKEVVQLYTGKSDGKVQRPVRELRGFTKIALAPGEEKVVAFELSQDDFTYFNPTTNAWTQEEGLHRISIGASSRDIRLEAEVALPKPPLPKLTRYSYMDDFMANPRGRQVIEVIMSQFQNVTGQAIDTEDAFFMTMLHGTPVSKIVTFTNGLLSDKSVNRILEFVNGEDDSETFDIRCLFEDKAERKNWFQSMLEGIFGKKDDSDFYTVDCSVRDLMANPETRAVLAKYCPDEYMKGEIMDMIISMGVTMRKVQKLIPDEYYPYSLLTTIDEELRRIKKDKKEEK, from the coding sequence ATGGATTCTTCTTTAATTACTAAATTGAGAAGAAAACTGAATTTGGAGCAGATGACATCGCTCTGCTCCGGTGAAAACAACTGGGAAACGAAATCCTATGAGGAGCCTGGAATCCCCAAGGTCGTAATGTCTGACGGCCCTCACGGCCTGCGGGTTGAGGTGAAGAACGAAGAGGGTAAGATCGGTGTGGGCGGCAGCGCCCCGGCCACCTGCTTTCCTCCGGCCGCCCTTGCGGCCTGCAGCTTTGATGAGGAGCTGATCCGGGAAATGGCCGCGGCGGTTGCGCAGGAGGCCCGTATGGCCGGTGTGGATTTGATTTTAGGCCCCGGTCTGAACATCAAGCGTTCGCCTCTGTGCGGCCGGAATTTTGAGTACTATTCGGAGGATCCTTACCTGTCCGGCCACCTGGCAAAGGCTTTTGTGGAGGGCGCCCGGCAGGAGCATGTTGGAGCGACCTTAAAGCATTTCCTGGGGAATAATCAGGAAACACACCGAATGACCGTCGACGCGCTGATTGATGAACGCGCTCTGCGTGAGATCTATCTGAAAGGCTTTGAAATTGCGGTTAAGCAGGGAAAGCCAATGGCGGTTATGTGCTCCTACAACAGCATAAACGGCGAGTTCTTATCTCAGAATAAGCGCTTTCTGACCGAAATCCTGAGAAACGAATGGGGCTTTGAGGGCATTGTGATGACAGACTGGGGCGCTGTTTACGACCGTGTGAAAGGCGTAAAGGCCGGTCTTGACCTGGAAATGCCCGGAAGCGGCGGTGTGAATGACAAAAAAATCTTTGATGCCGTCAAGGAAGGTAAACTTAAAAAGACAAAGCTCAACGAGATGGCAGAGCGCCTGATTGCCTTTGCCCTTGAAGCGGAGGAAAACCGTCAGGCAGCCGGGACACCGCAGGCGGTGGATGTCAACGCGCAGCATCTGATTGCCCGGCGCGTTGCGGCTGAGAGCATGGTGCTGCTCAAAAACGAAGAAAATCTCCTGCCCCTTGATTGTGAGGGACTGAGAAGAATTGCCGTTATCGGGAAAATGGCTTTTGACCCCAGGTACCAGGGTTCAGGAAGCTCAAAGATCAACCCCTACCGGATTGAGGCGCCCTACGACGCCATTGTGAACGAGACCGAAGGCCGGGTTAAGCTGCTGACCGCCCAGGGCTATTCGGACAGCTCCGACGAAAAACATGAAAGAATTGTACTGGAAGCAGCGGAAACAGCTGGAAAAGCCGATGTGGCGGTGGTGTTTGCCGGATTGCCGGATAAGCTGGAGTCGGAGGGCTATGACCGGACATCCCTTAAGCTGCCGGAGAACCAGCTGGAGATGATCCGGCTTGTCTGTGAGAAACAGCCCAATACGGTTGTCGTATTGTTTAACGGCGGTGTGGTAGACCTGGAATTTGAGAGCCAGCCAAAGGCAGTTCTGGAAGCCTGGCTTGGCGGACAGGCTGTAGGCGCGGCGGTTTCGGATATTCTTTTTGGACGGGTCAGTCCGTCGGGGCGGCTGGCGGAGACCATCCCCATGCGTCTTGAGGATACGCCTGCCTATATTAACTTTCCCGGCACAGAGGACTGCGTCAACTACGGCGAGAGTATTTTTGTGGGATACCGCTATTACGACTATGTGGACCGGCCGGTCCGCCACCCCTTTGGCTTCGGGCTCAGCTATACCCGCTTTGAGTACAGTGATATGAAGGCATCGGCCTCGGATGACGGCACAGTGCTGGCCAGCTGCCGGGTAAAGAATACCGGAGCGCGCGCGGGCAAGGAAGTGGTTCAGCTTTATACCGGAAAGTCGGACGGAAAAGTCCAGCGTCCGGTACGGGAGCTCAGGGGCTTTACTAAAATTGCACTGGCACCCGGCGAGGAGAAGGTCGTGGCCTTTGAGCTGTCTCAGGACGACTTTACTTATTTTAATCCAACCACCAACGCGTGGACACAGGAAGAGGGCCTGCACCGGATTTCCATTGGCGCCTCGAGCCGGGATATCCGTCTCGAAGCTGAGGTTGCGCTGCCAAAGCCGCCGCTGCCAAAGCTTACGCGCTATTCTTATATGGACGATTTTATGGCAAATCCGAGGGGACGGCAGGTGATCGAGGTCATCATGTCCCAGTTCCAGAATGTGACAGGGCAGGCCATTGATACCGAGGATGCCTTTTTTATGACCATGCTCCACGGCACCCCGGTTTCCAAAATCGTGACCTTTACCAACGGACTGCTGAGCGATAAAAGCGTGAACCGGATTCTGGAGTTTGTCAATGGCGAGGACGACAGTGAGACTTTTGACATTCGCTGTCTTTTCGAAGATAAAGCGGAAAGAAAAAACTGGTTCCAGTCCATGCTGGAGGGAATCTTCGGCAAAAAAGATGACAGTGATTTTTATACGGTCGACTGCTCAGTCCGTGATCTGATGGCAAATCCTGAAACCAGGGCTGTGCTGGCCAAATACTGTCCCGATGAGTACATGAAGGGCGAAATTATGGACATGATCATCAGTATGGGGGTTACCATGCGCAAGGTGCAGAAGCTGATCCCAGATGAATACTATCCATACAGCCTGCTGACCACCATTGATGAAGAGCTGAGGCGCATTAAAAAAGATAAAAAAGAAGAAAAATAA